One Halarcobacter ebronensis genomic window carries:
- a CDS encoding response regulator: MAISIDKKLLKRLRVLYVEDDDTVRADLAALLSNFFDKIYTAKDGNEGLTLYKEKQDNIDIIIADINMPVLTGIEMLKEIRKFDKDIPAIFATAYSDNEFLSEAIKLKVSEYIIKPLDIKELMIALDSIARNIYHDFLINQQNKELKKYKEIIYSNNMVIRTDKKMIISSVNDTFCEITGFENSELVGQELSTIKYNENDISIYKKMYDCVYHNKTWNGELKNIKRDGSYYYADTTAVSLLDDDAEVIGALIIQKDVTDKAIKRRDIQSSLIKDKSEIFKKSKESVSELHQKINKLNYEIESLSQELEKEKHQKDNYIYTLEKYSLENRRIKSELEQAKNMSAASPEIGKKLMLLTKDNTDLKIEIKKLELKLESIQEEHGKELKQQKVNYEVKIDDLDKEISSLKDKVEVLGTVESVSQKLAYWKEKAKNESKKVEKLEREILSYGDKTLMNKIFGGK; encoded by the coding sequence ATGGCAATAAGTATAGATAAAAAACTTTTAAAAAGACTAAGAGTTTTATATGTGGAGGATGATGACACTGTAAGAGCAGATCTTGCAGCGCTTCTTTCCAATTTCTTTGATAAAATCTATACTGCAAAAGATGGCAATGAAGGGCTTACTTTATACAAAGAGAAGCAAGATAATATTGATATTATAATTGCCGATATTAATATGCCTGTTTTAACAGGGATAGAGATGCTAAAAGAGATTAGAAAGTTTGATAAGGATATTCCTGCAATATTTGCAACTGCCTATTCAGATAACGAATTTTTATCTGAGGCAATCAAACTAAAAGTCTCTGAATATATAATAAAACCTTTAGATATAAAAGAGTTAATGATTGCATTAGACTCAATTGCTAGAAATATCTACCACGATTTTTTAATTAATCAACAAAATAAAGAACTAAAAAAATATAAAGAGATTATTTATAGTAACAATATGGTTATTCGTACAGACAAAAAGATGATTATCTCTTCTGTTAATGATACCTTTTGTGAAATTACTGGATTTGAAAATAGTGAACTTGTTGGACAAGAACTAAGTACAATAAAATATAATGAAAATGATATTTCAATATATAAAAAAATGTATGATTGTGTTTACCATAATAAAACCTGGAATGGTGAGCTAAAAAATATAAAAAGAGATGGGTCATACTATTATGCTGATACAACAGCAGTATCTCTTTTGGATGATGATGCAGAAGTTATTGGTGCATTGATTATTCAAAAAGATGTAACTGATAAAGCAATAAAAAGAAGAGATATTCAATCCTCTTTGATAAAAGATAAAAGTGAAATATTTAAAAAGAGTAAAGAGAGTGTCTCTGAACTTCATCAAAAAATAAATAAATTAAATTATGAAATAGAGTCTCTTTCTCAAGAGTTGGAAAAAGAGAAACACCAAAAAGATAATTACATTTATACCCTTGAAAAATATAGTTTAGAAAATAGAAGAATAAAAAGTGAACTTGAACAAGCAAAAAATATGAGTGCTGCATCACCTGAAATTGGCAAAAAACTTATGCTACTTACAAAAGATAACACTGATTTAAAAATTGAGATAAAAAAATTGGAGCTAAAATTAGAGAGCATCCAAGAAGAGCATGGAAAAGAGTTAAAACAACAAAAAGTAAATTATGAAGTTAAAATTGATGATTTAGATAAAGAGATAAGCTCTTTAAAAGATAAAGTTGAAGTTTTAGGAACTGTGGAATCTGTATCTCAAAAATTAGCTTATTGGAAAGAGAAAGCTAAAAATGAATCGAAAAAAGTAGAAAAACTTGAGCGTGAAATTCTTAGTTATGGAGATAAAACTTTAATGAATAAGATATTTGGAGGGAAATAA
- a CDS encoding peptidylprolyl isomerase, which produces MRKIIFIFFTFALFLNAANPIAIFKTTQGDMTIELRPDIAPKAVENFVTHAKNGYYNGQIFHRVIKNFMIQGGDPTGTGRGGESIWGKPFKDEFSENVVFSKPGILAMANAGRDTNGSQFFITTVPTPWLNGRHTIFGYLIDGIQTLKAIENTPTSGQYRGDKPLTDQKIISITIK; this is translated from the coding sequence ATGAGAAAAATTATTTTTATTTTTTTCACATTTGCGTTATTTCTAAACGCGGCAAATCCTATTGCAATATTTAAGACCACTCAAGGTGATATGACAATAGAGTTAAGACCAGACATTGCTCCAAAAGCAGTTGAAAACTTTGTAACTCATGCTAAAAATGGTTATTATAATGGTCAAATTTTCCACAGAGTAATTAAAAACTTTATGATTCAAGGTGGAGATCCAACAGGTACAGGAAGAGGTGGAGAATCAATTTGGGGGAAACCTTTTAAAGACGAATTTTCTGAAAATGTAGTATTTAGTAAACCAGGTATTTTAGCTATGGCAAATGCAGGAAGAGATACAAATGGAAGTCAATTTTTTATTACAACAGTTCCTACACCTTGGTTAAATGGAAGACATACAATTTTTGGATATTTAATAGATGGTATACAAACACTTAAAGCTATTGAAAACACTCCAACTTCAGGTCAATATAGAGGGGATAAACCTTTAACAGACCAAAAAATCATCTCAATAACTATCAAATAG
- a CDS encoding (2Fe-2S) ferredoxin domain-containing protein, which yields MDMPAIPQPTFYIFKCEQSAPPGMPKPSCVTEYSRDLFNHLATSMMQKGLMGPVQPIRTSCLGRCQMGPVMLVEPGHHMYCQLSKEKIDRIVDEHIVGGNPVLEYLIPEQFWGEPINLAQ from the coding sequence ATGGATATGCCAGCAATTCCACAACCAACTTTTTATATCTTTAAATGTGAACAAAGTGCACCTCCTGGAATGCCAAAACCTTCATGTGTTACGGAGTATAGTAGAGACTTATTTAATCATTTAGCAACATCAATGATGCAAAAAGGTCTTATGGGGCCAGTTCAACCAATTAGGACATCATGTTTAGGTAGATGTCAAATGGGACCAGTTATGTTAGTTGAACCTGGACATCATATGTACTGTCAATTATCTAAGGAAAAAATTGATAGAATTGTGGACGAACATATAGTAGGTGGTAATCCTGTTTTAGAATATTTGATTCCAGAACAATTTTGGGGAGAACCTATAAATTTAGCTCAATAG
- the panD gene encoding aspartate 1-decarboxylase codes for MTFDMLYSKIHRATVTDANLNYVGSITIDEELMNASKLRVGQKVEIVNINNGERFATYVIKGKAGERDMCLNGAAARKVEIGDKIIVISYASYNEEELKNYSPTVVIVDEKNDIVSVTNELVGSDHV; via the coding sequence ATGACATTTGATATGCTTTATAGTAAAATTCATAGAGCAACTGTAACTGACGCAAATCTAAACTATGTTGGTTCAATTACAATTGATGAAGAGTTGATGAACGCTTCAAAATTAAGAGTTGGACAAAAAGTAGAAATAGTAAATATAAATAACGGTGAGAGATTTGCAACTTATGTAATAAAAGGCAAAGCAGGGGAAAGAGATATGTGCCTAAATGGCGCAGCTGCTAGAAAAGTTGAAATAGGGGATAAAATTATTGTTATCTCTTATGCTTCATATAATGAAGAAGAATTAAAAAATTACTCTCCTACTGTTGTTATTGTAGATGAAAAGAATGATATCGTATCAGTAACAAATGAACTTGTGGGAAGTGATCATGTTTGA